A window from Gottschalkiaceae bacterium SANA encodes these proteins:
- the pfkA gene encoding 6-phosphofructokinase — protein sequence MRAIAVLTSGGDAPGMNAAVRAIVRKAIYHGMKIYGIEDGYQGLIEDHIKEMDLASVGDIIHRGGTVLRSARCLEFKTVEGREKGIKNLEKYGIEGVIVIGGDGSFAGAQKLAEMGINAIGIPGTIDNDLGYTKYTIGFDTALNTVLDAVSRVRDTSSSHNRVNVIEVMGRNCGDIALFTGIAGGAESIVIPEINFDIDGICERLLHGVERGKRHSIIMLAEGIMEAQKFGESLEARTGLETRVTILGHTQRGGSPTAFDRVMATRMGAAAVDLLMADQSNRVIGYDGAEIYDMDIHEALAIEHQTHEDLYELAKILAI from the coding sequence ATGAGAGCAATTGCAGTATTAACAAGCGGGGGAGATGCTCCGGGGATGAACGCAGCAGTACGCGCCATCGTCCGTAAAGCAATCTACCACGGAATGAAGATTTACGGTATTGAAGATGGTTATCAGGGCCTAATTGAAGACCATATCAAAGAGATGGACCTTGCATCAGTTGGGGACATTATTCACCGCGGAGGAACGGTTTTGCGTTCAGCGCGTTGTCTGGAGTTTAAAACGGTTGAAGGTCGAGAAAAAGGAATCAAGAATCTGGAGAAGTACGGCATCGAAGGAGTTATTGTGATTGGTGGAGACGGTTCTTTTGCCGGTGCGCAAAAGTTGGCTGAGATGGGCATTAATGCCATCGGAATTCCGGGAACCATTGACAACGATTTGGGATATACCAAATATACCATCGGTTTTGATACAGCTTTGAATACGGTTTTGGATGCGGTTTCTCGCGTGCGAGACACATCATCTTCTCATAATCGAGTTAACGTGATCGAAGTAATGGGCCGCAATTGCGGAGATATTGCTCTGTTTACAGGAATTGCCGGCGGTGCGGAAAGTATCGTGATCCCGGAAATCAACTTTGATATTGACGGAATCTGTGAACGACTTTTACATGGTGTAGAGCGTGGCAAAAGACATAGCATTATTATGCTGGCAGAAGGCATAATGGAAGCACAAAAATTTGGCGAAAGCCTCGAGGCACGAACGGGTCTAGAGACCCGTGTGACGATTCTTGGACATACCCAACGGGGTGGAAGTCCAACTGCATTTGATCGTGTTATGGCGACCCGGATGGGTGCGGCGGCCGTTGATCTGCTTATGGCGGACCAAAGCAACCGAGTTATTGGATATGATGGTGCTGAAATTTATGATATGGATATCCATGAGGCATTGGCAATTGAACATCAGACGCACGAAGACTTATATGAACTTGCTAAGATCCTGGCGATTTAG
- the pyk gene encoding pyruvate kinase — MKKTKIVCTLGPAADSDDIVRSMMESGMNVARQNFSHGNFEEHKERMDRVKRISAEMGKPIAIMLDTKGPEIRTKTFKDGLVNVTTGQDFFLSTDQDFIGDESGVAVTYDKLTEDLEVGNIVLIDDGLIGMEVLSIEGDKIHCRVNNAGVIKNRKGVNLPGVRISLPAITEKDRADIEFGIEQEVDYIAASFIRKTEDVIEIRKILEEHGAGEIQIISKIENQEGVENINSIIKVSDGIMVARGDLGVEIPAQDVPLIQKQIIRKCNESGKPVITATQMLDSMQAHPRPTRAEVGDVANAILDGTDAVMLSGETAAGKYPVESVQMMAQIAVKTENSQAFDEAMKRRNLSTALSVTNAISHSTVNVADELGAKAIITSTSSGHTAREVSKHRPACTIIAVTPFDRIMRRVSLVWGVKPFKVAKAKDTDTLIENAVNRAMETDLIQPGDLVVISAGIPIGIRGATNMIKVHTAGEILLKGMGIGSQSATGRVCIATTAEEAEAKFQTGDILVTTCTAKDMVKYMERAAGIVTEAGGLTSHAAVVGLTLGKVTIVGVDHATDQLKDGYIVTIDAQGGLIYKAQK; from the coding sequence ATGAAAAAGACGAAGATTGTGTGTACCTTGGGTCCTGCTGCGGACTCGGATGATATTGTACGGTCGATGATGGAATCGGGTATGAATGTTGCCCGACAAAACTTCTCTCATGGAAATTTTGAAGAGCATAAGGAACGAATGGACCGTGTAAAGCGCATTAGTGCGGAAATGGGAAAACCCATTGCCATCATGCTGGATACAAAGGGTCCTGAAATCAGAACCAAAACATTCAAGGACGGTTTGGTGAACGTAACAACAGGGCAAGATTTTTTCTTGTCTACAGACCAGGATTTTATTGGTGACGAAAGTGGTGTGGCTGTTACCTACGACAAACTGACAGAGGATCTGGAAGTTGGAAATATTGTACTCATTGATGATGGTTTGATCGGCATGGAAGTGTTGTCTATTGAAGGTGACAAGATTCATTGTCGTGTCAATAATGCTGGAGTCATTAAAAACCGCAAGGGTGTGAATCTGCCTGGCGTTAGAATTAGTTTACCGGCAATCACAGAAAAAGATAGAGCAGATATTGAATTCGGCATCGAACAAGAAGTGGATTACATTGCCGCTTCTTTTATCAGAAAAACCGAAGATGTTATTGAAATTAGAAAAATTTTAGAAGAGCATGGCGCCGGCGAGATTCAAATCATTTCAAAGATTGAGAATCAAGAAGGTGTTGAAAACATAAATTCAATTATCAAGGTGTCTGACGGCATCATGGTTGCTCGGGGTGACCTTGGGGTAGAGATTCCAGCCCAGGACGTGCCATTGATTCAAAAACAAATCATCAGAAAATGCAACGAGTCTGGCAAGCCAGTGATTACAGCAACACAAATGCTGGATTCTATGCAGGCGCATCCGCGCCCAACTCGAGCTGAGGTTGGTGATGTTGCCAATGCGATCCTCGACGGCACTGACGCAGTTATGCTTTCAGGCGAAACGGCTGCTGGAAAATATCCGGTAGAATCAGTTCAGATGATGGCACAAATCGCGGTTAAGACAGAAAACTCACAAGCTTTTGATGAGGCGATGAAACGTAGAAACCTGTCAACGGCCTTATCTGTAACCAATGCGATTTCTCATTCCACGGTGAATGTGGCAGATGAATTGGGAGCGAAAGCGATTATTACTTCGACTTCATCGGGTCATACTGCACGGGAAGTATCCAAGCATCGACCGGCATGTACGATTATTGCAGTGACACCATTTGATCGAATTATGAGACGGGTATCTTTGGTATGGGGCGTTAAGCCTTTTAAAGTAGCCAAAGCGAAAGATACGGATACACTCATTGAAAACGCAGTGAACCGGGCCATGGAAACAGACCTAATTCAACCGGGCGATCTGGTTGTAATCTCTGCCGGTATTCCAATTGGCATTCGCGGCGCGACTAACATGATTAAGGTGCATACGGCAGGAGAGATTCTTCTTAAAGGCATGGGCATTGGCAGCCAGTCTGCAACAGGACGGGTATGTATTGCCACCACTGCAGAAGAAGCAGAAGCGAAGTTCCAAACCGGTGATATTCTGGTTACGACTTGCACAGCGAAGGACATGGTAAAATACATGGAACGCGCGGCAGGGATTGTAACAGAAGCCGGCGGACTGACTAGCCATGCGGCTGTTGTTGGGTTGACATTAGGCAAGGTAACCATCGTTGGGGTGGATCATGCGACAGACCAGTTGAAAGACGGATATATCGTTACCATCGACGCCCAAGGCGGATTGATTTATAAGGCACAAAAATAA
- a CDS encoding DNA polymerase III subunit alpha — translation MGFTHLHVHTEYSLLDGASRIEKLLDRCQELGMNRIAITDHGVMYGVVQFYKAAKKRGMEPILGCEVYVTRGDDRAKKSGRERDYAHLVLLAENERGYKNLMKLVTEGFVHGFYYKPRVSIAFLRKHAEGLIATSACLAGEVQQALLRNQYDQAKDLALEYADIFGEGNFYLELQDHGMDEQRMVNQYLRQLAMETNLPLVATNDVHYVNREDAAVQDVLLCIQTAKTVDEEDRMRFPSDEFYLKSEDEMAELFPREALDNTEKIADRCHVELEFGNLHLPQFTAPEGLTNHAYLRQLCVAGLKERYETITPEIQERLEYELDVIEGMGYEDYFLIVWDFIRYARENSIMVGPGRGSAAGSIVSYSLEIIDIDPLKYDLLFERFLNPERVSMPDIDIDFCYERRGEVIDYVIRKYGADHVSQIVTFGTMAARAAIRDVGRALNIPYGEVDRVAKMIPMELQITIDKALKDREDLRVLYREDATVKRLIDVSRALEGTPRHTSTHAAGVVIAKNPVDDYVPLCRNGDIIATQYTMTELEELGLLKMDFLGLRNLTIIQKAVAMIKKNTGRVIDLNQVPYDDEKVYRIFQDAETLGVFQFESSGMRNFLRELKPTRFENLIAANALFRPGPMQQIPRYIANKNSSAPIRYTHPSLAPILEETYGCMVYQEQVMRIVRDLGGYSFGRSDLVRRAMAKKKMKVMEEERKNFVSGALERDVDEKSANKIYDEMIDFAKYAFNKSHSAAYSYLAYQTAWLKVYYPVEFMTALLTSVMGSSDNIYQYIREAKRLGISVLPPDINESGSRFNTENGKIRFGMAAIKNVGSGAIEGIATERAKNGRFTNLYDFLNRADLGAVNKRTVESLIKAGALDGLHMRRSQMLAIFEVMVDEINNQRRRTLSGQFSLFGEESPVEMAIPIPDLPEFTEQEKFEMEKEMTGIYLSGHPLDSVAKAMEQNTSHSSQAFREQDEEYQVGMPRKLRDGQRVKIGGMVAGMKALTTKNGKRMAFMQLEDLEGLVEVIVFPEAYEKYHQLLNPEEMVYVTGRVNLSDEEAAKVIAQEIRELKPIRTLYLRLPIRNQDLESKVKKLFTEYPGESAVVWHFVKDRKSFKTPQGKGVKITGRLEERLWDLLGKDNVVIR, via the coding sequence ATGGGATTTACACATTTGCATGTGCATACGGAATATAGCCTTTTAGATGGCGCCTCCCGTATAGAGAAACTCCTGGATCGGTGTCAGGAATTGGGAATGAACCGCATTGCCATTACGGATCACGGTGTGATGTATGGCGTGGTTCAGTTTTATAAGGCGGCAAAAAAGAGAGGAATGGAACCCATTCTCGGTTGCGAGGTTTATGTGACCCGGGGAGACGACCGGGCAAAGAAATCGGGACGTGAGCGTGACTATGCTCACTTGGTGCTTTTGGCTGAGAATGAAAGAGGATACAAGAATCTAATGAAGCTGGTCACAGAGGGCTTCGTTCATGGCTTTTACTATAAACCGCGGGTGAGCATTGCTTTTTTAAGAAAGCATGCCGAGGGTCTGATTGCTACTAGTGCTTGTTTAGCAGGCGAGGTTCAGCAGGCTCTTTTAAGAAATCAATACGATCAGGCCAAAGATTTGGCCTTGGAATATGCCGATATTTTTGGCGAGGGTAATTTTTATTTGGAGTTGCAGGATCATGGAATGGACGAGCAGCGAATGGTAAATCAGTATCTGCGTCAACTGGCCATGGAAACAAACCTGCCCTTGGTGGCAACCAACGATGTTCACTATGTCAATCGAGAGGATGCTGCGGTGCAGGATGTTCTTCTTTGTATCCAAACGGCGAAGACGGTGGATGAAGAGGATCGCATGCGCTTTCCTTCAGATGAGTTCTACTTGAAGTCAGAGGATGAAATGGCTGAATTATTTCCAAGGGAAGCCTTGGATAATACGGAGAAGATTGCCGACCGTTGCCATGTGGAACTAGAATTTGGTAACCTTCATTTGCCGCAATTTACGGCGCCGGAAGGACTGACAAACCATGCTTATTTGCGGCAACTTTGCGTGGCTGGACTCAAAGAGCGCTACGAAACCATTACCCCTGAAATTCAAGAACGGCTAGAGTATGAGCTAGACGTAATTGAGGGAATGGGTTACGAAGATTACTTCCTCATCGTTTGGGATTTCATCCGCTATGCCCGAGAAAATAGCATTATGGTGGGTCCGGGTCGAGGTTCGGCAGCAGGTAGCATTGTTTCCTACAGCCTCGAGATTATTGACATTGATCCCCTTAAATACGATCTACTCTTTGAACGGTTCTTAAATCCAGAGCGGGTTTCCATGCCCGATATCGATATTGATTTCTGCTATGAAAGACGGGGCGAAGTCATTGATTATGTGATTCGGAAATACGGAGCAGACCATGTTTCTCAGATCGTCACCTTTGGAACCATGGCGGCGCGTGCTGCCATCCGTGATGTGGGCCGTGCCTTGAACATTCCCTATGGAGAGGTAGACCGGGTTGCCAAGATGATCCCCATGGAGCTCCAGATCACCATCGACAAGGCCTTGAAGGACAGGGAGGACCTACGAGTCCTTTATAGAGAAGACGCCACTGTGAAGCGCTTGATTGACGTTTCACGTGCATTGGAGGGGACGCCGCGCCATACTTCAACCCATGCAGCAGGTGTGGTGATAGCAAAAAACCCTGTGGACGACTATGTGCCCCTTTGCAGGAATGGAGATATCATTGCTACCCAGTATACGATGACGGAACTTGAAGAACTGGGACTTTTGAAGATGGACTTTTTGGGGTTGAGAAATCTGACCATCATTCAGAAGGCTGTAGCCATGATTAAGAAAAATACGGGTAGGGTAATTGACCTCAATCAGGTACCCTATGACGACGAGAAGGTCTATCGAATTTTTCAGGATGCAGAAACCCTGGGTGTCTTCCAATTTGAATCATCGGGGATGCGTAATTTCCTTAGGGAATTGAAGCCGACGCGGTTTGAAAACCTGATTGCCGCCAACGCCCTTTTTCGACCGGGTCCTATGCAGCAAATCCCCAGGTATATTGCTAATAAGAACAGTAGTGCACCGATTCGATATACCCATCCGAGTCTTGCTCCGATCCTAGAGGAGACCTATGGATGCATGGTATATCAGGAACAGGTTATGCGAATTGTACGAGATCTGGGCGGATATAGCTTTGGGCGATCAGATCTAGTGCGCCGTGCTATGGCCAAGAAAAAAATGAAGGTCATGGAAGAGGAACGTAAGAATTTTGTTTCTGGTGCCCTTGAACGGGATGTCGATGAAAAGTCGGCGAATAAAATCTATGACGAAATGATCGACTTTGCCAAGTACGCCTTCAATAAATCCCATTCGGCAGCCTATTCCTATTTGGCGTATCAAACCGCGTGGCTGAAGGTCTACTATCCCGTTGAGTTTATGACGGCTCTTTTGACCTCTGTCATGGGCTCGTCCGATAATATTTATCAGTATATCCGCGAGGCCAAGCGTCTAGGGATTTCGGTGTTGCCGCCGGATATCAACGAGAGTGGTTCAAGATTCAACACGGAAAACGGAAAGATTCGCTTTGGCATGGCGGCCATTAAAAACGTTGGCAGTGGTGCCATCGAAGGGATCGCTACAGAACGAGCCAAAAATGGAAGATTTACGAATCTTTATGATTTTCTTAATCGAGCAGATTTGGGTGCCGTGAACAAGCGTACCGTGGAGAGTTTGATTAAGGCGGGTGCTTTGGATGGACTTCATATGCGGCGATCTCAGATGCTTGCTATATTTGAAGTGATGGTTGATGAGATTAATAATCAGCGCAGACGCACCCTAAGTGGACAATTTTCGCTCTTTGGAGAGGAATCCCCGGTTGAAATGGCGATTCCAATTCCGGATTTACCAGAATTCACGGAACAGGAAAAATTTGAAATGGAAAAGGAAATGACGGGTATTTATTTATCAGGACATCCTTTAGATAGCGTCGCTAAGGCGATGGAACAAAACACCAGCCATTCTTCTCAGGCATTTAGAGAGCAGGATGAGGAATATCAAGTAGGCATGCCAAGAAAACTACGGGATGGGCAAAGAGTGAAGATAGGCGGCATGGTTGCGGGTATGAAAGCATTAACGACGAAAAATGGCAAGCGCATGGCCTTTATGCAGCTAGAGGACTTGGAGGGCTTGGTGGAAGTCATTGTTTTTCCGGAAGCATACGAGAAGTATCACCAGTTGTTAAATCCGGAGGAGATGGTTTATGTGACAGGAAGGGTGAATCTCAGCGATGAGGAAGCTGCAAAGGTTATTGCCCAGGAGATTCGAGAGTTGAAGCCGATCCGAACCCTGTATTTGCGTTTACCCATTAGAAATCAGGATCTAGAAAGTAAAGTAAAAAAGCTCTTTACAGAGTACCCGGGAGAGTCGGCTGTAGTTTGGCATTTTGTGAAAGACAGAAAGAGTTTTAAGACCCCTCAGGGCAAAGGGGTGAAAATAACAGGTCGGCTAGAGGAACGCTTGTGGGACCTCTTGGGAAAAGACAACGTAGTCATCCGTTAA